From a single Candidatus Poribacteria bacterium genomic region:
- a CDS encoding replication initiation protein: MERKEFIKASPAIQIQSKMMLLQHRTWNVLLANAYDELPHTDIHSVSMVELAAKLDFNSGNLAYLKEVLEALVDCTVKWNILEKDKEVEWGVASLLANAKIRDGICTYSFAPELRYKLYNPRIYAKLNLRLQNKFRSQYALILWEVCFDYFDMSRNRGETPFILLDKFRDLIGMAPDEYPAFKSLNQWVIKPAIQEINKLTDYHVEVELKRIGRKVGELKFRISKPKRITGAEPIQESLYPDIQDLPRVALELVQAGVDRNMAVHIAERDWGFVVPEKVPPPGTYPDFDTYVVEKIQLSHHARDVKNRGGFIVEAIRAHYIDPEAEARRQAEKAREQQALLNTLKSERDEKVAVLIQQAVRQTPELLEKAAPHLPAFARRRLDDYASVQAAYQAGGMIAGILKGILAEDFCAEVLAPVYEAYEDEKARILGE; encoded by the coding sequence ATGGAACGCAAAGAATTTATCAAGGCAAGTCCGGCCATCCAAATCCAGAGCAAGATGATGCTTTTGCAGCACCGGACATGGAATGTGCTGCTCGCAAATGCTTACGATGAACTTCCACACACGGACATCCATAGTGTGAGTATGGTTGAACTCGCCGCAAAACTTGATTTTAATAGCGGAAACCTTGCGTACCTCAAAGAGGTATTAGAAGCACTCGTCGATTGCACAGTGAAATGGAACATTTTGGAGAAAGACAAGGAAGTGGAATGGGGCGTTGCTAGCCTCTTGGCGAACGCAAAGATACGGGACGGTATCTGTACCTATAGTTTTGCCCCCGAACTTCGCTATAAACTCTACAACCCCCGCATCTACGCCAAGTTGAACCTCCGTCTCCAAAATAAGTTTAGGAGCCAATACGCCTTGATTTTGTGGGAAGTCTGTTTTGATTACTTTGATATGAGCCGAAATCGAGGTGAAACCCCCTTCATCCTGCTCGATAAGTTCAGGGACCTCATAGGGATGGCACCTGATGAATATCCCGCCTTCAAATCTCTGAACCAATGGGTCATCAAACCCGCCATCCAGGAAATCAATAAACTCACAGACTATCACGTTGAGGTTGAACTCAAACGCATTGGACGCAAGGTCGGCGAACTGAAGTTCAGAATCTCTAAACCCAAACGAATAACAGGGGCCGAACCGATCCAAGAGTCCCTCTACCCCGACATACAAGATTTACCACGGGTTGCCTTGGAACTCGTCCAAGCTGGCGTTGATCGGAACATGGCAGTCCACATCGCCGAACGGGACTGGGGGTTCGTTGTGCCCGAAAAGGTGCCACCCCCCGGCACATACCCCGACTTTGATACCTACGTTGTTGAAAAAATTCAGCTCTCACACCATGCCAGAGATGTTAAAAACCGAGGCGGGTTTATCGTCGAAGCCATCCGCGCACACTATATCGACCCCGAAGCCGAGGCACGCCGCCAAGCAGAGAAAGCCCGCGAACAACAAGCACTTCTCAACACGCTCAAGTCCGAACGCGATGAGAAAGTGGCGGTGTTGATCCAGCAAGCCGTCCGTCAGACCCCAGAACTTCTCGAAAAAGCCGCACCCCACCTGCCAGCCTTCGCACGCCGACGGCTTGACGACTATGCGTCTGTCCAAGCCGCGTATCAAGCCGGAGGCATGATTGCCGGTATCCTGAAAGGCATTCTTGCTGAAGACTTCTGTGCCGAGGTGCTCGCCCCCGTCTACGAAGCCTATGAAGACGAAAAGGCACGAATTTTAGGTGAATAG
- a CDS encoding tyrosine-type recombinase/integrase, with product MKGTRPLDNDEIRLVSACFTGNTFEVRNRGLFLLGVSTGGRISELLSLRIGDVWQNGSAVSDLLFEKNIVKGGEVSRAVPVNADGRAAIDAIIAWHRERYKNTESDRPLFPSRHNSGSVPLHRQSAHQMLKKAFIAAGLNGKIATHSLRKSFAQRVYEHSGDIYLVKELLGHRNVATTQSYLGVNYADARAAVEAITLDGESYRSQKTYNSLKNTPDETLFFELTHRGYNLPSLRDNKTQAEPDIIKIG from the coding sequence ATGAAAGGCACAAGACCGCTTGATAACGACGAAATACGACTTGTTTCTGCTTGCTTTACCGGAAACACGTTTGAAGTCCGCAACCGCGGGCTTTTCCTGTTAGGCGTTTCGACTGGCGGGCGTATCAGTGAGTTGCTATCGCTTCGGATCGGAGATGTATGGCAGAATGGCTCTGCGGTCAGCGACCTCCTTTTTGAGAAGAACATCGTCAAAGGTGGTGAGGTATCGAGAGCCGTTCCAGTGAACGCCGATGGCAGAGCCGCAATTGATGCGATTATCGCTTGGCATCGTGAGCGGTATAAAAACACTGAATCCGATCGTCCGCTGTTCCCGTCTCGCCACAATTCGGGGAGTGTGCCTTTACACCGGCAATCTGCTCACCAGATGTTGAAAAAGGCGTTTATCGCGGCAGGCTTGAACGGCAAGATCGCAACGCACAGCCTTCGGAAGTCGTTTGCACAGCGGGTTTACGAACACAGCGGGGACATCTATCTGGTGAAGGAGTTACTCGGACATCGCAACGTCGCGACGACGCAATCCTATTTGGGTGTCAACTATGCCGATGCGCGTGCTGCGGTGGAAGCGATCACGCTCGATGGTGAGTCTTACAGAAGTCAGAAAACGTATAACTCGCTGAAAAACACGCCAGACGAAACCCTATTTTTCGAACTCACACACCGCGGGTACAACCTCCCGAGTCTACGCGATAACAAAACTCAAGCCGAACCGGATATAATCAAAATCGGATAA
- a CDS encoding type II toxin-antitoxin system PemK/MazF family toxin translates to MPRQNRGEVWLVDLGMVAKVRPCLVISTPARLQDRALVTVVTHTTSTRGSRFEIPIKTRFLDTGAFDAQSLVTVSEAKFLRKLGNLQPEQLSAVEDAVRQWLKL, encoded by the coding sequence ATGCCGAGACAAAATCGAGGGGAAGTCTGGCTCGTTGATCTCGGGATGGTAGCCAAAGTCAGACCGTGCCTCGTCATCAGCACACCTGCTCGCCTCCAGGATCGCGCCCTTGTCACCGTTGTCACGCATACAACGAGTACCCGCGGCTCAAGGTTTGAAATCCCTATAAAAACGAGATTTCTGGACACCGGGGCTTTCGATGCACAAAGTCTGGTCACAGTCTCGGAAGCGAAGTTCTTGAGAAAATTGGGAAATCTTCAGCCTGAACAGTTATCCGCAGTTGAGGATGCGGTGCGTCAGTGGCTGAAACTCTAA